The proteins below come from a single Nostoc sp. KVJ3 genomic window:
- a CDS encoding tetratricopeptide repeat protein: MNDEFYNRGLEKARRKDYAGAIEEFNHALQLTPYFAEAYLQRGLAHYDSGAILKAVSDYTEALKLNPESLEAYYCRGLARVALKNLPGALEDVERAIRLNLNYAAAYNLRGMVRRKQGYIQDAIANFKKAAKLYLEQQDKENCRLCLERIKQLQPKELPPIEQSHSNNAPILSTNDYFTQLLEKAEKGDTQEALADLNWVLKADSQDAQAYCCRGVVRCKMGNYREAIADFNQALRLNFQDAIVYRNRGKARSILGDHQGAIADLNQAVQMQPQDPLVYIARGNAYRTTGNYLGAIQDYTQALQINSDDAQAYYHRGIAYTCLEEMQNAVEDYQRAASIFCEQEDWENYQQVLSSLEKIQKFSPQSKKQKYNLLHQRLLRMVGGYWEIAEQLIRQKQNYYPGMSDEWYLQKVIDDLERDSGR; the protein is encoded by the coding sequence ATGAATGACGAATTCTACAATAGGGGATTAGAAAAAGCTAGGCGAAAAGACTACGCCGGAGCAATTGAGGAATTTAACCATGCTTTACAACTGACACCTTACTTTGCCGAAGCTTACTTGCAAAGGGGTTTAGCACATTATGACTCAGGAGCAATCCTTAAGGCTGTTTCAGATTATACCGAAGCTTTAAAGCTGAATCCTGAGAGTTTAGAGGCGTATTATTGTCGTGGATTGGCTAGGGTGGCGCTAAAAAACTTACCAGGGGCGCTGGAGGATGTTGAACGCGCTATTCGTCTCAATCTAAATTATGCTGCTGCTTATAACCTGCGGGGGATGGTGCGGCGCAAACAGGGTTATATTCAAGATGCGATCGCTAACTTTAAAAAAGCTGCAAAATTATATCTAGAACAACAAGATAAAGAGAATTGTCGCCTTTGTCTGGAACGAATTAAACAACTACAACCCAAAGAATTACCTCCCATTGAACAATCGCATTCTAACAATGCGCCAATTTTATCCACCAATGATTATTTTACGCAGTTATTAGAAAAAGCTGAAAAGGGAGATACCCAAGAGGCACTCGCTGATTTAAACTGGGTATTAAAAGCCGATTCACAAGATGCCCAAGCTTACTGCTGTCGTGGGGTTGTGCGTTGTAAGATGGGAAATTATCGAGAAGCGATCGCAGATTTTAATCAAGCATTGCGACTAAATTTTCAAGATGCCATTGTCTATCGCAACCGAGGTAAAGCCCGTTCTATATTAGGAGATCATCAAGGTGCGATCGCGGATCTTAACCAAGCAGTCCAGATGCAACCACAAGATCCCCTAGTCTATATTGCCAGAGGTAATGCCTATCGGACAACAGGAAACTATCTTGGTGCTATTCAAGATTACACCCAAGCGCTGCAAATAAATTCTGATGATGCTCAAGCTTACTACCATCGTGGCATTGCCTATACTTGTTTAGAAGAAATGCAAAACGCCGTGGAAGATTATCAACGGGCGGCGAGTATTTTTTGTGAACAAGAAGACTGGGAAAATTATCAACAAGTCTTAAGTAGCCTAGAAAAAATCCAAAAGTTTAGTCCCCAGTCAAAAAAGCAAAAATATAACCTGCTACATCAGCGACTTTTGCGAATGGTTGGGGGATATTGGGAAATAGCCGAACAATTGATTCGACAGAAACAAAATTACTATCCTGGGATGTCAGATGAGTGGTATTTGCAAAAAGTGATTGATGATTTAGAACGCGATAGCGGTAGATAG
- a CDS encoding FMN-dependent NADH-azoreductase produces the protein MVNILHIDSSPRAERSHSRELSKEFVSAWKAAHPEDAIAYRDLGHHPVPHINEAWIAAAFSPPETHTPELAEAIRISDELVDEFLAADRYVFGVPMYNFNIPSTFKAYIDQIVRINRTVALEGQGFKGLVEGKKAVVITARGGDFSANSPAVAYDFQEPYLRTIFGFIGLTDIQFINANSLNQGNARAQSLEEAKAAIQDAIAQW, from the coding sequence GTGGTAAACATTCTACACATTGATTCCAGCCCCCGTGCTGAACGATCGCACTCCAGAGAACTATCTAAAGAATTCGTCAGTGCTTGGAAAGCAGCGCATCCTGAAGATGCGATCGCCTATCGAGATTTAGGGCATCACCCAGTTCCTCACATTAATGAAGCTTGGATTGCGGCGGCATTTTCACCACCAGAAACCCATACTCCAGAGTTAGCTGAAGCAATCAGGATTTCTGACGAACTGGTTGATGAGTTTTTGGCAGCCGATCGCTACGTCTTTGGAGTGCCAATGTACAACTTCAATATACCTTCCACTTTTAAAGCTTACATCGACCAAATAGTTCGCATTAACCGGACTGTTGCCTTAGAAGGTCAAGGTTTTAAAGGTTTAGTCGAGGGTAAAAAGGCAGTTGTAATTACGGCTCGTGGTGGTGACTTTAGTGCCAATTCCCCTGCCGTTGCCTACGACTTCCAAGAACCCTATCTGCGGACGATTTTCGGCTTCATTGGGCTTACGGATATTCAATTCATCAACGCTAATAGCCTGAACCAAGGTAATGCCCGTGCCCAATCCTTAGAAGAGGCAAAGGCAGCAATTCAAGATGCGATCGCGCAGTGGTAA
- the recF gene encoding DNA replication/repair protein RecF (All proteins in this family for which functions are known are DNA-binding proteins that assist the filamentation of RecA onto DNA for the initiation of recombination or recombinational repair.) has translation MYLKTLNLRQFRNYQDQQVEFTAAKTILVGNNAQGKSNLLEAVELLATLRSHRMTRDRDLVQEGEAIAQINATLERQTGVSDLTLTLRRNGRRSVAINGESIRRQMDFLGVLNAVQFSSLDLDLVRGSPEGRRNWLDTLLIQLEPVYAHILQQYNHVLRQRNAFLKHHIETLDTKSLQSELAVWDAQLATTGTRVIRRRDRAIQRLAPIASAWHASISGSTEVLQIKYVPNIPLEDNQPEEVQQAFLAKIQQRAIAEMHQGTTLVGPHRDEIELTINQTPARQYGSQGQQRTLVLALKLAELQLIEEVVQEPPLLLLDDVLAELDLSRQNQLLDAIQDRFQTMITTTHLGSFDSQWLKSSQILFVKAGEIIPNLS, from the coding sequence ATGTACCTGAAAACTCTAAACCTCCGACAATTTCGCAATTATCAAGACCAGCAGGTTGAGTTTACTGCTGCTAAAACCATTTTGGTAGGTAATAACGCTCAGGGGAAGTCGAATTTGTTGGAGGCGGTGGAGTTGTTGGCAACATTGCGATCGCACCGCATGACCCGCGATCGCGATTTGGTTCAAGAAGGGGAAGCCATAGCCCAAATTAATGCCACCCTTGAGCGACAAACAGGCGTTAGTGACCTTACCTTAACACTCCGGCGCAATGGTCGCCGGAGCGTTGCTATTAATGGTGAATCTATCCGCCGTCAAATGGATTTTCTCGGTGTTCTCAATGCAGTGCAGTTTTCCAGCCTGGATTTAGACCTAGTACGCGGCAGCCCCGAAGGTCGCCGCAACTGGTTAGATACACTTTTAATTCAACTCGAACCAGTTTATGCTCACATTTTGCAGCAGTATAACCATGTGTTACGCCAGCGCAATGCTTTTTTAAAACACCATATAGAGACGTTGGATACAAAGTCTCTACAGTCAGAACTGGCGGTATGGGATGCACAGTTAGCGACCACAGGAACCAGGGTAATTAGACGACGCGATCGCGCCATCCAAAGATTAGCTCCCATTGCTAGTGCTTGGCACGCCAGTATTAGCGGCAGTACAGAAGTTCTGCAAATTAAATACGTACCTAATATTCCTTTAGAGGATAACCAGCCAGAAGAAGTACAGCAAGCTTTTTTAGCAAAAATTCAGCAGCGAGCGATTGCTGAAATGCACCAAGGCACTACCCTTGTCGGCCCCCATCGCGACGAAATAGAATTAACCATTAACCAGACACCCGCTCGGCAATACGGTTCTCAAGGTCAACAACGAACGCTGGTTCTAGCCTTAAAATTAGCAGAATTACAATTAATTGAAGAAGTCGTTCAAGAGCCACCATTACTATTACTTGATGATGTTCTTGCCGAACTCGATTTATCCCGCCAAAATCAATTACTTGATGCCATTCAAGACCGCTTTCAAACCATGATTACTACTACTCACTTGGGTTCTTTTGATTCCCAGTGGTTAAAGTCATCCCAAATTCTTTTTGTAAAAGCAGGAGAAATAATCCCTAACTTATCATAA
- a CDS encoding cation-translocating P-type ATPase — protein MSANSLPEGAAVWHSLEVDKALDLLDSNADSGLTPQEIEQRLQKYGPNELEETAGRSTWEILLDQFKNIMLLMLIGVALISGFLDLMRLQSGGLKPGEVPFKDTIAILAIVILNGILGYVQESRAEKALAALKKLTSPLVRVIRDTRLVEIAAKELVPGDVMLLEAGMQIAADGRLIEQSNLQVRESALTGEAHAASKQAKLKLPEETDLGDRINLVFQGTEVLQGRAKVLVTNTGMTTELGKIAVMLQAVESEPTPLQQRMTQLGNVLVTGSLILVAIVVAGGVIKDGGFKNIQELLEVSLSMAVAVVPEGLPAVITVTLALGTQRMVRQNALIRKLPAVETLGSVTTICSDKTGTLTQNKMVVQSIGTNNKTFRVTGEGYAPTGDFQLDGEKVSLEESPEISALSVACAICNDSVLQKEQGEWAILGDPTEGALITLAGKAGIEKDQWNSKLPRVAEFPFSSERKRMSVITQVEGVATGEASSRGVDPAIAGFVQSEPYLMFTKGSPELTLARSTQIHLGNDTAPLTEEQRQKVLAENDLMASKGLRVLGFAYKPLTEIPPEGSDEVSEQELVWLGLVGMLDAPRPEVRVAVQQCREAGIRPVMITGDHQLTARAIATDLGIAQEGDRVLTGQELQRMTDQELEQNVDLVSIYARVSPEHKLRIVQALQRRGRFVAMTGDGVNDAPALKQADIGIAMGITGTDVSKEASDMVLLDDNFATIVSATKEGRVVYTNIRRFIKYILGSNIGEVLTIAAAPLIGLGGVPLTPLQILWMNLVTDGLPALALAVEPPEPDVMQRPPFSPRESIFARGLGSYMIRIGIIFAILTITLMLWAYQHTHADGYKGDPETWKTMVFTTLCIAQMGHAIAIRSNNRLTIEMNPFSNIFVLAAVVVTTILQLMLVYVPPLRDFFGTHYLNIQELGVCIGFSALMFVWIEGEKIFLRIMGKKAV, from the coding sequence ATGTCTGCTAATTCTCTGCCTGAAGGTGCCGCCGTTTGGCATAGTTTAGAAGTTGATAAAGCGCTAGACCTGCTTGATAGTAATGCAGACAGTGGCTTAACACCCCAAGAAATTGAACAGAGATTACAAAAATACGGCCCCAACGAACTTGAAGAAACTGCTGGCCGTAGTACTTGGGAGATTCTGCTAGATCAGTTCAAGAACATTATGTTGTTGATGCTGATTGGCGTAGCTTTGATTTCTGGGTTTTTAGACCTGATGCGTTTGCAGTCGGGTGGATTGAAGCCTGGTGAAGTGCCATTTAAAGATACGATCGCTATCTTAGCAATTGTCATCCTGAATGGGATACTTGGCTACGTCCAAGAAAGCCGTGCCGAAAAAGCCTTGGCAGCCCTGAAAAAACTCACCTCTCCCTTAGTGCGAGTCATCCGTGATACCAGACTGGTGGAGATAGCAGCCAAGGAATTAGTTCCAGGGGATGTAATGCTGCTGGAAGCTGGGATGCAGATCGCCGCAGATGGCCGCTTGATCGAACAGTCGAATTTACAAGTGCGTGAGTCGGCATTAACGGGTGAAGCCCATGCTGCTAGCAAACAGGCAAAATTAAAATTGCCCGAAGAAACAGATTTAGGCGATCGCATTAATTTAGTCTTTCAAGGAACTGAAGTACTCCAAGGACGAGCGAAGGTTCTGGTGACTAACACCGGCATGACAACAGAATTAGGCAAAATTGCTGTCATGTTGCAAGCGGTGGAAAGCGAACCTACGCCGTTACAGCAACGAATGACCCAACTGGGTAACGTCTTAGTTACGGGTTCTTTGATTTTGGTAGCGATCGTTGTTGCTGGCGGTGTCATCAAGGACGGAGGTTTTAAAAACATCCAAGAACTCTTGGAAGTTTCCTTGAGTATGGCCGTTGCTGTGGTTCCAGAAGGTTTACCTGCTGTAATTACCGTGACTCTGGCACTGGGAACCCAGCGAATGGTGCGCCAAAATGCCTTGATTCGCAAACTGCCAGCAGTGGAAACATTAGGTTCTGTAACCACCATCTGTTCCGATAAAACCGGTACGCTGACGCAAAATAAAATGGTGGTGCAATCTATTGGCACTAACAACAAAACCTTTCGCGTCACTGGTGAAGGTTATGCTCCCACTGGGGACTTTCAGTTAGATGGTGAAAAAGTTTCCCTAGAGGAATCTCCAGAAATCTCCGCGTTGTCTGTCGCCTGTGCTATTTGTAATGATTCCGTGTTGCAAAAAGAACAAGGCGAATGGGCTATTTTGGGAGATCCTACTGAAGGGGCATTAATCACACTGGCGGGAAAAGCCGGAATCGAAAAAGACCAGTGGAACAGTAAGTTACCTCGTGTTGCCGAGTTTCCCTTTTCTTCGGAACGCAAACGGATGAGCGTGATTACTCAGGTGGAGGGAGTCGCCACGGGGGAAGCATCTTCGAGAGGTGTTGACCCTGCCATCGCCGGTTTTGTCCAATCTGAACCTTACTTAATGTTTACCAAAGGTTCTCCAGAGTTAACCTTGGCACGTTCAACTCAAATTCATTTGGGTAATGACACAGCCCCTTTAACTGAAGAACAACGCCAAAAAGTTTTGGCAGAAAATGACTTGATGGCGAGTAAAGGTTTGCGGGTGCTAGGTTTTGCCTACAAACCCCTCACAGAAATCCCACCAGAAGGTTCAGATGAAGTATCTGAGCAAGAATTAGTGTGGCTGGGATTGGTGGGAATGCTAGATGCGCCACGCCCAGAAGTAAGGGTAGCCGTGCAACAGTGCCGAGAAGCCGGCATTCGCCCAGTGATGATTACTGGCGACCACCAGTTAACCGCACGAGCGATCGCTACCGATTTGGGAATTGCCCAAGAAGGCGACCGTGTTCTCACAGGTCAAGAATTGCAACGGATGACTGACCAGGAATTAGAGCAAAACGTTGACCTAGTAAGCATCTACGCTAGGGTTTCCCCAGAACACAAACTACGAATTGTCCAAGCACTACAACGCCGGGGGCGATTTGTCGCAATGACAGGTGATGGTGTTAATGATGCCCCAGCCCTCAAACAAGCTGATATTGGCATTGCAATGGGCATTACTGGCACCGATGTTAGTAAAGAAGCCAGCGATATGGTGTTACTTGATGACAACTTCGCCACCATTGTTAGCGCCACCAAAGAAGGTAGAGTTGTTTATACCAATATCCGCCGCTTTATTAAATACATCCTGGGCAGTAACATTGGTGAAGTTCTCACAATTGCCGCCGCACCCTTAATTGGTTTGGGAGGTGTCCCCCTTACCCCGTTACAAATTTTGTGGATGAATTTGGTGACAGACGGTTTACCAGCTTTGGCATTAGCTGTGGAACCTCCAGAACCGGATGTCATGCAACGTCCGCCTTTTAGTCCCCGCGAAAGTATTTTTGCGAGAGGATTGGGTTCTTATATGATTCGCATTGGCATAATATTTGCCATTCTCACCATTACCTTAATGTTGTGGGCTTATCAACATACCCATGCAGATGGGTATAAGGGAGATCCAGAGACTTGGAAGACGATGGTATTTACTACCTTGTGTATTGCCCAAATGGGACATGCGATCGCCATTCGCTCCAATAATCGACTGACTATTGAGATGAATCCTTTCTCTAATATATTTGTACTAGCGGCTGTTGTCGTCACCACGATTTTGCAGCTGATGCTAGTTTACGTTCCACCCCTGCGAGATTTCTTTGGTACTCACTACCTAAACATACAAGAATTGGGGGTTTGTATTGGCTTCAGTGCCTTAATGTTTGTGTGGATTGAAGGGGAGAAGATATTTCTGCGGATTATGGGCAAGAAGGCTGTGTAA
- a CDS encoding DUF4114 domain-containing protein — translation MKPTLLTALIAATATLTGLVSKVETASAAAFTWNNNWNQPTISSGFNAAPFQKFVQQEGIALPNSGQVQLDPSKLNLKYDYNVSVDFINEGAGYRNQLAFNATGITNTSGLLFKDASCDGAGCMMGGANSGLKIGDGVNIGTIAGGTQLDLFLKADGFNNSNGNIFGTQTASNADGLQHVVAYAYNNYIILGFEDLYGALHATGNLNQNSDRDFNDLVVVLDVGEANVKALIGATVPEPSVTLSMLAVGAVSMFGLRRRRQTRTSN, via the coding sequence ATGAAACCTACTTTGTTGACTGCCTTGATTGCTGCTACCGCTACCTTGACTGGATTAGTTTCCAAAGTAGAAACTGCATCTGCTGCTGCTTTTACTTGGAATAATAACTGGAATCAACCAACGATATCTAGTGGTTTTAACGCTGCTCCTTTTCAAAAATTTGTCCAACAAGAAGGTATTGCTCTCCCAAATAGCGGACAAGTTCAATTAGACCCTAGTAAATTAAACCTAAAATACGACTACAACGTATCTGTTGACTTTATCAATGAGGGCGCTGGTTATAGAAACCAGTTAGCCTTCAATGCCACAGGAATTACTAACACGTCTGGACTGCTTTTCAAGGATGCTTCTTGTGACGGAGCTGGGTGTATGATGGGCGGGGCCAATAGTGGACTAAAAATCGGTGATGGGGTCAATATTGGTACTATTGCCGGAGGTACTCAACTGGACTTATTTTTGAAAGCTGATGGTTTTAACAATTCCAATGGCAATATCTTTGGTACTCAAACTGCCTCTAATGCTGACGGACTACAGCACGTAGTTGCTTATGCTTATAACAACTACATCATTCTGGGATTTGAGGATTTATACGGGGCTTTACACGCAACTGGTAACTTGAACCAAAATTCTGATCGTGACTTTAATGATCTTGTCGTCGTTCTTGATGTCGGCGAGGCAAATGTTAAAGCATTAATTGGTGCTACCGTTCCTGAACCATCTGTTACTCTGTCGATGTTGGCGGTGGGAGCAGTTAGTATGTTTGGATTGCGTCGTCGCCGTCAAACTCGCACTTCTAACTAA
- a CDS encoding AI-2E family transporter — MRRSASLQRLLIYGLSGPIIALNVWLLSVLFRYFQHPITILSIAAILAFLLNYPVKFFERARITRTQAVIIVLLATLTLLGILGVTLVPLIIDQTIQLLNKIPDWLGASQANLEQFEMLAKQRRLPIDLRVVSSQINANIQNLVQQLASGAVGFAGTLLSGLLDLVLVIVLAFYMLLYGDRVWNGLVNLLPSNIGDPLTKSLRLNFQNFFLSQLLLGLFMVLTLTPIFLVIKVPFALLFAILIGISELIPFIGASLGIGLVTILVLLQNWWLAVQVAIAAILMQQLKDNLLAPRLLGNFIGLNPIWIFVAILMGFEIAGLLGTLVAVPIAGTIKGTFDAIKNGKPSDFVSTVIIAHDPPPD, encoded by the coding sequence ATGCGCCGTTCAGCCTCTCTTCAACGCCTGTTAATTTATGGTCTGAGCGGTCCTATTATCGCTCTTAATGTCTGGCTACTTTCCGTGCTTTTTCGGTACTTCCAGCATCCTATTACCATATTGAGCATTGCGGCAATTTTAGCTTTTCTACTCAATTATCCGGTTAAGTTCTTTGAACGTGCCCGAATCACGCGCACTCAGGCAGTGATTATAGTTTTACTTGCAACGCTTACCCTATTGGGGATTCTAGGCGTTACCCTAGTGCCGTTGATCATTGACCAAACAATCCAACTGTTAAATAAGATCCCTGATTGGTTAGGCGCTAGTCAAGCAAACTTAGAGCAATTTGAGATGCTGGCAAAACAAAGACGTTTGCCAATTGATCTAAGAGTTGTAAGCAGTCAAATCAATGCCAACATTCAGAATCTAGTACAACAACTAGCTTCTGGTGCAGTAGGATTTGCTGGAACATTGCTGTCAGGATTACTTGACTTAGTGTTAGTGATTGTGCTTGCATTTTATATGCTTTTATATGGCGATCGCGTCTGGAATGGTTTAGTCAATCTTTTGCCCTCTAATATTGGAGACCCTCTTACCAAATCCTTGCGCCTAAATTTCCAGAACTTCTTTCTCAGCCAGTTGTTGCTAGGACTGTTCATGGTGTTAACCCTAACGCCAATTTTCTTGGTAATCAAGGTGCCCTTTGCCCTATTGTTTGCCATATTAATTGGCATATCGGAACTCATTCCCTTTATCGGGGCATCCCTTGGCATTGGTCTGGTGACGATTTTAGTACTGTTGCAAAATTGGTGGTTAGCAGTTCAAGTTGCCATAGCAGCAATTCTCATGCAGCAGCTTAAAGATAACCTGTTAGCTCCCAGATTACTCGGCAACTTTATCGGGCTGAATCCCATCTGGATTTTTGTAGCTATTTTGATGGGATTTGAGATTGCTGGGTTGCTGGGAACGCTTGTTGCTGTTCCCATTGCTGGTACTATTAAAGGCACTTTCGATGCGATCAAGAACGGCAAGCCTAGTGATTTTGTCTCAACTGTCATCATTGCTCATGACCCGCCCCCAGATTAA
- the pdxH gene encoding pyridoxamine 5'-phosphate oxidase: MDKTVADLRKDYTLEALSEIEVDLNPFIQFKKWFDQALAGQLPEPNAMTLATVTPDGKPSARMVLLKDFDERGFAFFTNYNSHKGQELAENPLAALVFWWAELERQVRICGYVEKVSEAESDQYFDTRPANSRLGAWVSNQSEVIESREVLERRLQEFYSKYENQEIPRPPHWGGLRVIPTEIEFWQGRSSRLHDRLLYTRLDNGTWKIERLSP, translated from the coding sequence ATGGACAAAACCGTAGCTGACCTCCGCAAAGACTACACCTTGGAAGCTTTGAGCGAAATCGAAGTAGACCTCAATCCTTTTATCCAATTTAAAAAATGGTTCGATCAAGCTCTAGCAGGGCAACTCCCTGAACCCAATGCTATGACTCTTGCTACTGTTACGCCAGACGGTAAGCCTTCAGCCAGAATGGTGTTGCTGAAGGATTTTGATGAACGGGGCTTTGCTTTCTTCACCAATTACAACAGCCACAAAGGACAAGAACTAGCAGAAAATCCTTTGGCGGCTTTAGTCTTCTGGTGGGCAGAACTGGAACGTCAAGTTCGGATTTGTGGGTATGTGGAGAAAGTTTCGGAAGCTGAGTCCGACCAGTATTTTGATACTCGCCCTGCTAACAGTCGGTTGGGTGCATGGGTATCTAATCAAAGTGAGGTGATAGAAAGCCGAGAAGTTCTAGAGCGACGTTTACAGGAGTTCTATAGCAAATACGAAAATCAGGAGATCCCCCGACCGCCTCATTGGGGAGGCTTACGAGTGATCCCCACAGAAATTGAGTTTTGGCAAGGACGCTCTAGCCGCTTACACGATCGCTTACTCTATACTCGTTTAGACAATGGCACTTGGAAAATTGAGCGGTTATCACCCTGA
- a CDS encoding segregation/condensation protein A: MEASELLETITLLIYQAEQGEIDPWDVQVIEVIDRYLELMAPESIGRGYEADLSQSGQAFLSASMLVLFKANTLMQLSTVVDIQDGVLDNAMLEDEDGTSHHGHRLPLERQLRRRPSAMPPPKRRVTLQELIKQLQIMANQLKLVEKVSKPIRPRRLPSVQSMREALELAHQENLTEVARELEQVLNLSARDLNSEQNWLNLEQLVELWTQTKLLKQNGSGHESKHSNLVSVFWALLLLSAQSKVELFQEEFYHEIKIRLLTDSANTSKPFEQSMN; the protein is encoded by the coding sequence ATGGAAGCTTCCGAGCTATTAGAAACAATCACACTCCTGATTTACCAAGCTGAACAGGGAGAAATTGACCCTTGGGATGTTCAAGTAATTGAGGTGATTGACCGTTACTTAGAACTGATGGCACCGGAGTCAATAGGAAGAGGCTATGAAGCGGATTTGTCGCAATCTGGACAGGCATTCTTATCAGCATCAATGCTGGTATTATTCAAAGCCAATACATTGATGCAATTGTCAACAGTAGTAGACATTCAGGATGGTGTATTAGATAATGCCATGTTGGAAGATGAAGACGGGACATCACATCATGGTCATCGTCTACCATTAGAACGGCAATTGCGTCGTCGTCCATCGGCAATGCCGCCACCAAAGCGGCGGGTGACTCTACAAGAGTTAATTAAGCAATTGCAGATTATGGCAAACCAGCTAAAACTAGTAGAAAAAGTTAGCAAGCCTATCCGTCCCAGACGTTTGCCTAGCGTCCAAAGTATGCGGGAGGCGCTGGAATTAGCTCACCAGGAAAATCTGACGGAAGTAGCTAGAGAACTCGAACAGGTGTTGAATTTATCGGCAAGGGATTTAAATTCAGAACAAAATTGGTTGAATCTAGAGCAACTTGTAGAGTTGTGGACTCAAACAAAGCTTCTCAAGCAAAATGGGTCTGGGCATGAGTCTAAACACAGTAATTTAGTTAGCGTTTTCTGGGCGCTACTACTACTTTCGGCTCAATCGAAAGTAGAGCTATTTCAAGAGGAGTTTTACCATGAAATTAAAATCCGGTTACTTACAGATTCAGCTAATACTAGTAAACCTTTTGAGCAGTCGATGAACTAA
- a CDS encoding 2OG-Fe dioxygenase family protein: protein MQKLGIPTELEYAFLFTLRKVNSINPEGFKPFFSNMPIDPYIKGNYRSRRLSRFSVSGNELIKLPHGYFFQSKEYNPLVGDLKREFAELDDALIELDIFRNLVLAFSDSCKLHPEAEIGVHQIRISCSPDNFSNPAPEGIHQDGTDFIGIFSVDRDNIKGGETHLYTAKKEKPVFSKVLNPGELLLVNDHEFFHFANPIKPLTDAQGSFDVFVLTSPSLLSE from the coding sequence ATGCAAAAATTGGGGATACCAACGGAATTAGAATATGCTTTTCTATTTACTCTCAGAAAAGTAAATTCAATCAATCCAGAAGGTTTTAAGCCATTTTTCAGTAATATGCCTATTGACCCTTATATCAAAGGCAACTATCGCTCGAGAAGATTATCTCGGTTCTCTGTTTCTGGAAATGAGTTAATCAAATTACCTCATGGCTACTTCTTTCAAAGTAAAGAGTATAATCCATTAGTTGGTGACTTAAAAAGAGAGTTTGCAGAATTAGATGATGCACTCATAGAACTTGATATTTTTAGAAATCTTGTCTTAGCATTTAGTGATTCTTGTAAACTTCATCCTGAAGCAGAAATCGGAGTTCATCAAATTAGAATTAGTTGTTCGCCAGACAATTTTAGTAATCCAGCACCTGAAGGTATCCATCAAGATGGTACTGATTTTATTGGCATATTTTCAGTAGATAGAGATAATATTAAAGGTGGAGAAACACATCTCTATACTGCCAAAAAAGAAAAACCTGTGTTTAGCAAAGTTCTAAATCCGGGGGAACTTTTATTAGTTAACGATCATGAATTTTTCCACTTCGCCAATCCTATAAAACCTCTGACTGACGCTCAAGGAAGTTTTGATGTTTTTGTACTGACATCTCCTAGCTTACTTTCAGAGTAA